One genomic window of Thalassolituus hydrocarboniclasticus includes the following:
- the pseB gene encoding UDP-N-acetylglucosamine 4,6-dehydratase (inverting) has protein sequence MFDNKVLLVTGGTGSFGHAFVPMTLEKYNPKKIIIFSRDEMKQWEMAKMFAGDKRVRFFIGDVRDKDRLYRALDGVDYVIHAAATKIVPTAEYNPFECIKTNINGAMNVIDACIDHDIKGCVALSTDKASSPINLYGATKLASDKLFVASNSYSGEHGTRFSVVRYGNVMGSRGSVIPFFMSIRDKGVLPVTDERMTRFMISLDEAVKLVWHAFEDMVGGEIYVKKIPSMKVTDIARVVAPEADIEFVGIRPGEKLHEQMIGVEDSYHTYEYDEHFKILPAINDWDHCPSRIKNGVKVPEGFVYASDNNQEWMTDEELSDWIDQHRDKIGNL, from the coding sequence ATGTTTGATAACAAGGTATTGCTTGTCACCGGAGGAACGGGGTCGTTTGGCCATGCTTTTGTGCCGATGACTCTGGAAAAATATAACCCGAAAAAGATCATCATCTTTTCCCGTGATGAAATGAAACAATGGGAAATGGCAAAGATGTTTGCCGGTGACAAGCGGGTACGGTTTTTTATCGGTGATGTGCGGGATAAAGACCGGTTATACCGGGCGCTGGATGGTGTTGATTATGTGATTCATGCCGCTGCGACGAAAATTGTACCAACCGCTGAATACAACCCCTTTGAATGCATCAAGACCAATATTAATGGCGCAATGAATGTCATTGATGCCTGTATCGATCATGATATTAAAGGCTGTGTCGCTCTGTCGACCGATAAAGCCAGTTCGCCGATTAATTTATACGGTGCGACCAAGCTTGCATCCGATAAATTATTTGTCGCATCCAATTCCTACTCTGGTGAGCATGGCACACGGTTTTCCGTGGTCCGGTATGGCAACGTAATGGGTTCCCGTGGCTCAGTGATTCCATTCTTTATGTCTATCCGGGACAAGGGTGTCCTGCCGGTTACCGACGAGCGCATGACACGCTTTATGATTTCTCTGGATGAAGCGGTCAAACTGGTGTGGCATGCCTTTGAAGATATGGTTGGCGGTGAAATCTATGTCAAAAAAATTCCGTCCATGAAAGTCACTGACATTGCCAGAGTAGTAGCACCGGAAGCCGATATCGAGTTCGTTGGCATTCGCCCGGGTGAAAAATTGCATGAACAGATGATTGGCGTTGAAGATTCTTACCATACCTATGAGTATGACGAGCACTTTAAAATTTTACCGGCAATCAACGACTGGGATCACTGCCCAAGCCGGATTAAAAATGGCGTTAAAGTTCCTGAAGGTTTTGTCTATGCCAGCGATAATAACCAGGAATGGATGACGGATGAGGAACTCTCTGACTGGATTGATCAACACCGGGATAAAATCGGAAACCTTTGA